A genomic segment from Truepera sp. encodes:
- the alr gene encoding alanine racemase yields MSENPVADVDLGVLARNLAYVRTHVAPEVMTMAMVKANAYGHGLPEVAHRLAAEGTQWFGVATPDEARAVRAAASAAGVLLLIPVRDRAVITELCDLGVALVATDEASVDRYLAADLPRKLRLHLKVDTGMGRLGLPWTATASVARRIAAAAQLELQGVWTHFSDSDEESRAATLAQVEAFESALDELARDGLQAPLRHAANSAAILAYPEAHYDMVRPGIVLYGYHSSDHVAAMEPRVAPVMRLRAPITFVKRVAAGTSVSYGRLWQAPHDTTLASLRMGYADGYPRALTGKGWASVNGERCPVVGRVCMDQMLLDVGAAGPVGPGDAATLWGGDGPDAEDLARAVGTVSYELLTGLMPRVERNYLG; encoded by the coding sequence ATGTCTGAGAATCCCGTCGCGGACGTCGACCTGGGCGTGCTCGCCAGGAACCTCGCCTACGTGAGGACGCACGTCGCCCCCGAGGTCATGACCATGGCGATGGTCAAGGCCAACGCCTATGGCCACGGGCTGCCCGAGGTCGCGCACAGGCTCGCCGCCGAGGGCACGCAGTGGTTCGGGGTGGCCACGCCGGACGAGGCGCGAGCCGTCCGCGCCGCCGCCTCGGCCGCAGGCGTGCTCCTGCTGATCCCGGTGAGGGACCGCGCCGTGATCACGGAGCTGTGCGACCTGGGCGTGGCGCTCGTGGCCACCGACGAGGCGTCGGTCGACCGCTACCTGGCCGCCGACCTGCCGCGCAAGCTCAGGCTGCACCTCAAGGTCGACACGGGCATGGGCCGTCTCGGGCTGCCGTGGACCGCCACCGCTAGCGTCGCCCGCCGCATCGCGGCCGCGGCGCAACTCGAGCTTCAGGGGGTCTGGACCCACTTCTCGGATTCCGACGAGGAGTCCAGGGCCGCCACTCTCGCCCAGGTCGAGGCGTTCGAGAGCGCCCTGGATGAACTTGCCCGCGACGGGCTGCAGGCACCCCTCCGCCACGCGGCCAACTCCGCCGCCATACTGGCCTACCCGGAGGCGCACTACGACATGGTGCGTCCTGGGATCGTGCTCTACGGCTACCACTCGAGCGACCACGTGGCCGCCATGGAGCCGCGCGTGGCCCCGGTCATGCGCCTGAGGGCGCCTATAACCTTCGTGAAGCGGGTAGCCGCCGGCACGAGCGTGTCTTACGGGCGGCTCTGGCAAGCCCCGCATGACACCACGCTTGCGAGCTTGAGGATGGGCTACGCCGACGGCTACCCGCGTGCGCTCACGGGCAAGGGCTGGGCGAGCGTGAACGGCGAGCGCTGCCCCGTGGTCGGCAGGGTCTGCATGGACCAGATGCTGCTGGACGTCGGCGCCGCCGGACCGGTCGGGCCCGGCGACGCGGCTACCCTTTGGGGCGGCGACGGCCCCGACGCCGAGGACCTGGCGCGCGCCGTCGGCACGGTGTC
- a CDS encoding amino acid ABC transporter permease, producing the protein MNPSPTARRRGVLSNIRPSYLILLTALPFVVYLFASSDRYQDALKFLVPGIGTTVFVTVVAYLAASALGLVLAGLQLLKLGEHTVRNFLIGSAVLLIGAAALLTRPHEQYVLIGNTEGRVAILQGTPASASDPVKRGQYPGAEGSQAVRAVVDSAAALERLESGQVTAALLPVADVPAGANVLWRTSFLTPALQRPAMLLLFLGGLGLSLTFASWQSGSHPLRLVSELYVDVLRGIPMLVVILYVGFPLQGAIRDATGGFIDMSRVTRGIVGISLGYAAYMAEIFRAGIEAIGRGQTEAARSLGLSTWQTARFVVLPQALRIVVPPLGNEFIAMLKDTSLLSVLSVRDITQRAREFQAANFEVFPPFNTVAILYIILTLMASSVAKTAERRTSWTR; encoded by the coding sequence GTGAACCCCTCGCCCACGGCCCGGCGCCGCGGCGTTCTCAGCAACATCAGGCCGAGTTACCTGATCCTGCTGACGGCGCTCCCGTTCGTCGTCTACCTCTTCGCCTCGTCGGACCGCTACCAAGACGCGCTCAAGTTCCTCGTCCCAGGCATCGGGACCACGGTGTTCGTCACCGTGGTCGCCTACCTGGCGGCCTCTGCGCTGGGCCTGGTGCTGGCGGGCCTGCAGCTCCTGAAGCTGGGCGAACACACCGTGCGCAACTTCCTGATCGGCTCGGCCGTCCTGCTGATCGGGGCGGCCGCGCTGTTGACGAGGCCGCACGAGCAGTACGTCCTCATCGGCAACACGGAGGGGCGCGTGGCCATCCTTCAAGGCACCCCGGCCAGCGCCTCCGACCCCGTGAAGCGTGGGCAGTACCCGGGCGCCGAGGGTTCCCAGGCGGTCCGCGCCGTGGTCGATTCCGCGGCCGCCCTCGAGCGCCTCGAGTCCGGTCAGGTGACCGCGGCGCTCCTGCCGGTGGCAGACGTGCCGGCCGGCGCCAACGTCTTGTGGCGCACGTCGTTCCTCACGCCGGCGCTGCAACGCCCGGCGATGCTGCTGCTGTTCCTGGGCGGTCTGGGCCTGTCGCTCACCTTCGCCAGCTGGCAGAGCGGCTCCCACCCACTCAGGCTCGTTTCCGAGCTCTACGTCGACGTGCTCCGCGGGATACCCATGCTGGTCGTGATCCTCTACGTCGGCTTCCCGCTTCAGGGCGCCATCCGTGACGCCACGGGCGGCTTCATCGACATGTCGCGCGTCACGCGCGGCATCGTGGGCATCAGCCTCGGCTACGCGGCCTACATGGCCGAGATCTTCCGGGCCGGCATCGAGGCCATCGGCAGGGGCCAGACGGAGGCGGCCCGCAGCCTCGGCCTGAGCACCTGGCAGACGGCGCGCTTCGTCGTGCTGCCGCAAGCCTTGCGCATCGTGGTTCCGCCCCTGGGCAACGAGTTCATCGCCATGCTCAAGGACACTTCGCTCCTCTCGGTGCTCTCGGTGCGAGACATCACGCAGCGCGCGAGGGAGTTCCAGGCGGCCAACTTCGAGGTGTTTCCGCCGTTCAACACGGTGGCGATCCTCTACATAATCCTCACCCTCATGGCGTCCTCCGTGGCCAAGACGGCCGAGCGGCGCACCAGTTGGACCCGCTGA